The following coding sequences are from one Stigmatopora nigra isolate UIUO_SnigA chromosome 10, RoL_Snig_1.1, whole genome shotgun sequence window:
- the itga7 gene encoding integrin alpha-7, which produces MSLLWVLLTLLNHVWAFNLDTTHTLHKLGDRGTFFGFSLDLHQQLTPEPQSWILVGAPQAAGQGVLRNSRPGALFKCPITPEEYDCERVDIDGEVSLNRESKDNQWLGVTVKSQGIGGKVVACAHLYELRQRVNQPSETRDPIGRCYVLSEDLTERDDLDGGEWKFCEGRPQGHEQFGFCQQGLSVSFTPDNNYILFGAPGTYNWKGEMRAQLLNQTLLDFGFYDDGPYEVADQKQHNARLIPVPYHSYLGLLFMASPVEDTLLYKTLEPSRKPTAFEDVAHNSYLGFSVDSAMGILSLGELTFVAGAPRANHTGAVVLLRKDNVYRLVPEHIFWGEELASSFGYSVATTDFNNDGWTDLIVGAPNFFDRKAEIGGAVYIYLNPLGHWDDQARPIRLNGTYDSMFGMTVSSIGDLDQDGYGDIAVGAPFDGDGKVFIYRGSDAGIETKPAQVLDGQDFEVRRFGYSISGGLDIDENHYPDIAVGSLNNSVVLFRSQPVIHVIRDISIDPPDYIDLGYHNCKGRDGVCVEVKACFVYAAHPVHYSPHITLVVLFEADSERRKLGLPHRVNFLGRSSLEPEYMQTEEVELHRQKHPACATATFQLQDNIRDKLRPISLAITHTIKPVAPRRHSGAKRLEKLAPVLNVSPSNTLHSEVNFLREGCGSDKICQSNLKMSYRFGTRPLTSDLFTPLPKDEDNVQVFSLSDQRVVVLEITITNMPSDSLHPEEDGDDAHAAQLIVSLPKTLSYAGSRVPAQMRCQANQNGSEVECDLGNPVKRNTKLKFTINLSTANITIETTELSAVLQMTTISEQPDLKPITAMAKVVIELPLSISGMARPHQLFFSGAVKGESAMRSLEDVGSPVDFEFVVANPGQALQTLGSAFLNIMWPYELANGKWLLYPASLNFNGHLASHCTPVGAINPLGLHDPLPTLLGNQTVGRARRSHPDLEGQHTASGNVRRTSPAVAASERRKSLKLNCLLGSARCVILQCPLDTFSGQAVLRISGRLWNSTFIEEFPTVSALELLVRAEITVKSTIKHLRLRDAAAQVSVMIYPEPGLVDQYSIPWWIILIAILAGILLLTLLVCILWKCGFFQRAHVKEKLPQYHAVKIPRQERPQFQTEKTSVHKKEWTTHWSDGTS; this is translated from the exons GATCCTGGTGGGGGCACCACAAGCTGCAGGCCAGGGTGTCTTGCGCAACAGTCGACCAGGGGCCTTGTTCAAGTGCCCGATCACACCCGAAGAGTATGACTGTGAGAGGGTTGATATTGATGGCGAAG TGAGTCTAAATAGAGAGAGCAAAGACAACCAGTGGTTAGGAGTTACTGTCAAGAGCCAAGGCATTGGTGGGAAAGTGGTG GCATGCGCTCACCTGTATGAGCTTCGGCAGCGTGTAAACCAACCCTCTGAGACGCGTGATCCCATTGGACGCTGCTATGTTTTGAGTGAAGATCTGACAGAGCGAGATGACCTGGACGGAGGCGAGTGGAAGTTCTGCGAGGGTCGGCCGCAGGGTCATGAGCAGTTTGGCTTCTGCCAGCAGGGTCTTTCTGTCAGTTTCACACCAGACAACAACTACATTCTGTTTGGTGCCCCTGGGACTTACAACTGGAAAG GTGAAATGCGCGCACAGCTGCTAAACCAGACGCTGCTTGATTTTGGTTTCTATGACGATGGACCCTACGAGGTGGCGGATCAGAAACAGCATAACGCTCGGCTCATACCTGTGCCCTACCACAGTTACCTGG GGCTCTTGTTCATGGCTAGCCCAGTTGAAGACACACTGCTGTACAAAACTCTGGAACCCTCCAGGAAGCCCACAGCCTTTGAGGATGTAGCCCATAATAGCTACTTAG GCTTCTCTGTGGATTCGGCGATGGGAATACTGAGCCTCGGGGAACTGACCTTTGTGGCGGGTGCACCACGGGCTAATCACACAGGGGCTGTGGTACTTCTACGTAAGGACAACGTTTACCGGCTGGTGCCTGAGCACATTTTCTGGGGAGAGGAGCTTGCATCTTCCTTTGGGTACTCAGTTGCTACCACGGATTTCAACAACGATGG TTGGACCGACCTGATTGTGGGAGCGCCAAACTTCTTTGATCGTAAAGCAGAAATCGGCGGTGCAGTTTACATCTACCTGAACCCCTTGGGTCACTGGGACGATCAAGCTCGGCCCATCCGTCTCAATGGGACGTACGACTCTATGTTTGGCATGACAGTGAGCAGCATTGGTGATCTGGACCAGGATGGTTATGGAG ACATTGCTGTTGGTGCTCCCTTCGACGGAGATGGGAAGGTATTCATCTACAGAGGTTCGGATGCAGGCATCGAAACAAAACCTGCTCAG GTGCTGGATGGTCAAGACTTTGAAGTGAGGCGTTTTGGATACTCCATCTCAGGTGGCCTGGACATTGATGAAAACCACTATCCAGACATTGCTGTGGGCTCGCTGAATAATTCAGTGGTGCTCTTCAG GTCTCAGCCAGTCATCCATGTGATTCGGGACATATCCATAGACCCCCCTGACTACATTGATTTGGGTTACCATAACTGCAAAGGCCGAGACGGGGTTTG TGTCGAGGTCAAGGCCTGCTTTGTCTACGCGGCGCACCCGGTGCATTATTCACCACATATAA CTCTGGTGGTGCTTTTTGAAGCTGACTCAGAGCGCAGGAAGTTGGGCTTGCCGCATCGTGTCAACTTTCTGGGCCGGAGTTCTTTGGAGCCAGAGTACATGCAGACCGAGGAGGTGGAGTTGCATCGCCAGAAGCACCCGGCATGCGCCACAGCTACTTTCCAGCTCCAA GACAACATCCGGGACAAACTGCGGCCAATCTCATTGGCCATCACCCACACCATCAAACCTGTGGCGCCGCGCAGACACTCTGGAGCCAAGCGCCTGGAGAAACTGGCTCCTGTTCTCAACGTGTCGCCCTCTAATACGCTGCATTCAGAG gTGAACTTCCTGCGCGAGGGTTGTGGCTCGGACAAAATCTGCCAGAGTAACCTGAAGATGAGCTACCGCTTTGGAACGCGCCCCCTTACCTCTGATCTTTTCACCCCACTACCAAA GGATGAAGACAACGTACAGGTGTTCTCCTTGTCCGATCAACGCGTAGTGGTGTTAGAGATTACCATCACCAACATGCCCTCTGACTCACTGCACCCAGAGGAGGACGGTGACGACGCCCACGCCGCTCAGCTAATCGTCTCCCTTCCGAAAACACTCTCTTACGCCGGTTCTAGGGTGCCTGCTCAG ATGAGGTGTCAGGCTAACCAAAATGGCTCTGAGGTTGAATGTGACCTTGGGAATCCAGTCAAAAGAAACACCAAG TTGAAATTCACCATCAACTTGAGCACGGCCAATATCACCATTGAAACCACTGAGTTGTCCGCAGTCCTCCAAATGACAAC GATCAGTGAGCAGCCTGACCTGAAACCAATAACAGCGATGGCTAAGGTTGTGATAGAGCTCCCTCTTTCCATCAGTGG GATGGCTCGTCCTCACCAGCTGTTCTTCAGTGGTGCTGTTAAAGGGGAGAGTGCAATGAGAAGTTTGGAGGACGTAGGAAGCCCAGTGGACTTTGAGTTTGTG GTGGCCAACCCTGGGCAAGCACTTCAAACGCTTGGCTCTGCCTTCCTCAATATCATGTGGCCTTACGAGCTGGCCAATGGGAAGTGGCTCTTGTATCCAGCGAGCCTGAACTTTAATGGACATTTGGCATCTCATTGTACTCCAGTGGGGGCTATCAACCCTCTGGGTCTGCATGATCCCTTACCAACATTGCTTGGCAATCAAACG gtTGGACGAGCACGCCGCTCCCACCCGGATCTTGAAGGCCAACATACAGCCAGCGGTAACGTGAGACGAACCTCTCCAGCTGTGGCTGCTTCTGAGAGGCGCAAGTCGCTCAAGCTA AATTGTCTCCTGGGGTCCGCACGCTGTGTGATCTTGCAGTGCCCTCTTGATACCTTCTCCGGACAGGCGGTCCTTAGGATTAGCGGCAGACTGTGGAACAGCACTTTCATTGAG GAATTTCCAACAGTTAGTGCTCTGGAGCTGCTGGTCAGAGCCGAAATTACAGTTAAGTCCACAATCAAACATCTTCGCCTGAGGGATGCAGCAGCACAG GTTTCAGTGATGATTTATCCCGAGCCTGGTCTAGTGGATCAGTATTCAATCCCTTGGTGGATCATCCTCATTGCAATCCTGGCAGGCATCCTTTTGCTAACCCTGCTGGTCTGCATACTCTGGAAG TGTGGATTCTTCCAACGAGCCCATGTTAAAGAAAAACTGCCTCAGTATCACGCAGTGAAGATCCCTCGCCAGGAGCGCCCCCAGTTCCAAACAGAGAAAACAAGTGTTCACAAAAAGGAATGGACCACACACTGGAGCGACGGGACttcataa